The window GCGCGCCAGCACGCTCATCATCGTGCCCTTGTGATATTCATTCGGGCCGAACACGTTGAAGAATTTCAGCCCCGCCCATTGCGGCGGCAGGGGTTCGCCTTTCGCAGCGCGCTCGGCGACGGCGAGGTCGAACAGGTTCTTGCTCCAGCCATACAGGTTCATCGGCCGCAGACGCTTCAACGCCTCCACCGAACCGTCGTCGTCGAAGCCCTGGTCGCCGTCGCCATAGGTGGCCGCCGACGAGGCATAGATCAGCGGGGTTCCCGTCACGGTGCACCAGTCGAGCAGCCGCATCGAGAGACGGAAATTGGTCTCGATCACCAGATCGCCGTCGGTCGCGGTGGTCGCCGAGATCGCTCCGAGATGGAGGACGGCATCCAGCCGCCGGCCCTGCAGCCAAGCCATCAACTCGGCCGGCGGCACGAAATCGGCGATCTGGCGCTTGGCCAGGTTCCGCCACTTGCCGCCGTCCCCAAGAATGTCGCAGACCGCCACGTCGCTGCGCCCGGCGTCATTCAACGCGGCCACGACGTTCGATCCGATAAAACCGGCGCCCCCGGTTACCAGAAACATGATGAAATCCCGCCAGATTCCTTTGCAGCCGCCAGCTTTGCCCCACTCCCGCGCCACAGGCAACGATGGCTTTACCTCACTTCGCGAACCGGTTACCGACTTGGCCGCGCCGATCCGGCTTTGGCCTGTTTAGAAATGAATATTGATTCAATATCGGACATCGAAACCCAGGACACCGAGGATACCAGACCGATCCTCGTCGTGCCCTATGTTTGGATCGGCGATTTCGTGCGCGGCCACACCGTGGTCAGGGTGCTCCGCAAGCGCTGGCCCAACCGGCCGGTCGACCTCCTGACCAGCCGGCTTTGCGCCCCTTTGGTGGATTATATGCCCGGGGTCCGTGCTGCCGTCGTGTTCGACCTGCCGCGCAGCCGGTTGGCACTGGCCCGGCAGCGGGCGCTGGCGGCCGAATTTCGGAAGCGGAACTACGCCACCGCGCTGGTGCTGCCGCGCACCTGGAAGGCCGCCATTGCGCCGGCCCTGGCGGGCATCCCGGAGCGGGTCGGCTTCTTCGGCGAGGCGCGGTTCGGCCTGATCAACGCCATGCGATGGGGCGAGAAGAAGCAGCCGCGCTTCATCGACAAGAACGCCATCCTGGCGCTGCCCGATGGCACCCCTCGGCCGCCCGAATGGCCGGTGCCGCAGCTGCGGGTTCCCACCGACGAGGTCGGCCGATGGCGGCAGGCCAACGGCCTCGGCGCCGGTCCGGCGATCGCACTCGGACCCGGCTCGGTCGGGGTCTCGAAACGCTGGACCTATTATCCGCAAGCCGCGCGGCTGTTCGCCGAACACGGCTTCGACGTTTGGGTGGTCGGCGGCCCCGGCGAGAAGGCGCTGGCGCAGGAGATCGCGGCCGTCGGCGGTCCGCGGGTCCGCGATCTCACCGGCACCGATCTGCGCAACGGCGTGCTGGCGATGGCCGCGGCCAGCGTCGCTGTGACCAACGACTCCGGGCTGATGCACATCGCAGCCGCGATCGGCACCCCGACCATGGGCATCTTCGGCCCGACCGATCCCTATCTCTGGGCGCCCCTCAACGGCCTCGCCGCCACGGTGCGACAGACCAAAAGCAAGCTGCCGTGCCAGCCGTGCCAGCGCACAGTCTGCACCATGAACGACCATCGCTGCATGCGCGACATCGCCCCCGAAGACGTCGTCAGGATCGCCGAGCGCGTGCTGGCTCAGATCAGCGCGCGATAGACCTTAGCGATCGCGTTCGCCTCCGCATCGAGGCTGAACTTATCCACAACTCGTTGGCGTGCCCGCGCCCCCATCGAAGCGGCCGATGCCGGATCGCGCATCAGGGGTTCGAGTGCCGCCGCCAGCGCGTCGACATCGCCGGGCGGCGTCAACACGCCGGTGACACCGTCCTCGACGACGAACTCCGCCGCGCCCGCACGCGCCGCCACCAGCGCCGCGCCTGCCGACATCGCCTCGATCAAGGTCAGGCCAAAACCTTCATTGCGCGAGGTGAAGGCGTAGATCGTCAGCCGCTGGTACCAGCGCACGACATCCTCGATCGGCAGTTCGCCGGTGATGATGATGCGCGATTGCAGGCCGGCGGCCTCGATCTTCCGCTTCAGCTCGTTGGCAAAGGCCTGTTGCTCCGGCACCACCGCGCCGACGATGACGGCGGTGAAATCCGGATAGCGCGGCAGCAGCCTGCACATCGCCTCGACGAATACATCGCTGCCCTTCTGCGCGCGCACCCGCCCGAAGCAGCCGATCGCATAACGGCCCGGCAATCCGCTTTCCGCGAAGGCGTTCGCGCGATCGGCCGGTGGCGCGTAACGATCGGTATCGACGCCATGCATCACCACAATGGCGTCGCGCTTCAGATAGGAGGCCGACAGCGGGCTGGTCGCGATGATCGCATCCATGTTGCGGATCAGCCAGCGCGTCAGCCAGGTGTGATGGCGCTGCGCGGCAGACGTGAACAGCAGCTTCAGCGGCCAGCCCAGCGCGCGCAGCAGTAGGCCAACAATCATCTCGTCATTGCGCCGCGCGTGCCAGATCACAGGCCGGGCGCGCCGCCACAGCCGCATCAGATCGACGAATCCGATCGCGTCGATGCCGTCCGGCCGATGCGAGCCGAGCCAGCCTGCGCGAAACATCTTGGCAAGCTTCGGTGCGACCATGCGGTTGGTCGCGGTGACACCCGAATAGCGTCGGTGCAGATTGGGCACGATGAGCACGAGCTCGCCGGCAGGTGTGTTCTCGATCGGCACGTAAGTCTCCGTTTCGTGCCAGTTCCTATACGCAACATTAAGCATAGTGGCCAGTTCGGCCGCCGCGAAACCCCCTCTTCACCGCACTCCCGCTAGCATCGTCCGTTGAAGATATCGGGAGAGCTCTATCCATGACCGTGCTCGTGACCGGCGGTGCCGGCTATATCGGAAGTCACATGGTTCATGCGCTGGTCGATGCCGGCGAGAGCGTCGTCGTCGTCGACAATCTTTCCACCGGCTTCTCCGCGTTCCTGCCCGAAGGTGTTCCGCTGTTCATCGGTGACGCCGGCGACGAGAACCTCGTCGAGGGCGTGATCGCACAGCACGGCATCGACAGCATCATCCATTTCGCCGGCTCGGTCGTGGTGCCGGACTCGATGCGCGATCCGCTCGGCTACTACCGCAACAACACCATGACGACGCGCAGCCTGCTCAACGCGGCGGTGAAGGGCGGCGTCAGCCGCTTCATCTTCTCCTCGACCGCGGCCGTCTACGGCAATCCGGACCAGGTGCCGGTGCAGGAGATCGCGCCGACACGTCCGCTGTCGCCCTACGGCTCGTCAAAGCTGATGACCGAGATCATGCTGCACGATGTCGCCTCCGCCCATGGCATGAGCTACGTCGTGCTGCGCTACTTCAATGTCGCCGGCGCCGACCCGAAGGGCCGCGTCGGTCTTGCCACCATCGGCGCCACCCATCTGCTCAAGATCGCGGTCGAGGCCGCGACCGGCCAGCGCGCCAAGATCGACGTGTTCGGCACCGACTATCCGACCCAGGACGGCAGCTGCGTGCGCGACTTCATCCATGTCAGCGACCTCGTCGAGGCGCATCGCTCGGCACTGTCCTATCTACGCGCCGGCGGGCAATCGGTGACGATGAACTGCGGTTACGGCCGCGGCTATTCCGTGCTCGAGACCATCGAGGCGGTGCGCCGGGTCTCGATGCGCAATTTCGCGGTCGCCTATGCCGCGCGCCGGCCCGGCGACATCGTGACCATGGTGGCCGATACGACCCGGATCCGCTCGCTGCTCGACTGGACCCCGCGCTACGACGATCTCGAGACCATCGCGAGCCACGCGCTGGCCTGGGAGGAGAAGTTGTTCCGGGAGCGCGGGGGCGCCGCGCGACAGGCAGAATCGGCCTAAAAATCAAGCCGTTATCAAGCTGTTATTGTACTTGAAAAAGCCCCGCCAAGCGGGCAAGGAGGTCCGCAACCCTGACGGCCGGCGCTGCCCGCCGTCAATGGAACGCGGATGGCTCAGTTTCCAAAGAAAATTACCGACGATCCCTATGGCGCGGCGATCCTGATTCGCCGCCTGGTCACGGAACAGGGGATCACCTACTGGCGGCGCTACCTGACGGCGTTCGCCCTGATGGCCGTTGCGGCCGGCTCGACAGCCGGCGCCACTTACGTGCTCGGCCAGGTGATCAACCAGGCCTATGTCGACAAGAACATCCCCGGCATCGCGATGTTTGCCGGGGTCACGGTGGTGCTGCTGTTCATCAAGGGCGTGGCGACCTACGGCCACATGGTGATCCTGTCGAAGATCAGCAACGCCATCCTGGCGCGGAACCAGCGGCAATTGTTCGCCAAGCTGATGAGCGAAAGCATCGGCTTCTTCTCGCAGCGGCACTCGTCGGAATTCCTGGCGCGGCTCACCGCCGGCGCCAAGTCGATCACCGACGTGCTCAACATGCTGGTCAATGCGATCGGCCGCGACCTCCTGATGCTGATCAGCATGGTCGCCGTCATGGTCTGGCAGGACCCGCTGATGTCGTTCATCGGGCTCGTGGCGGTGCCGCCGGCGATGCTGGTGCTGCGCAAGCTGGTGAAGCGGATCAAGGGCCTCGCCTACAACCAGTTCACCGGCACCGCCGACATCATGGAGACGATGCAGGAATCGCTGCAGGGCATCCGCACCGTGAAGGCCTTCACGCTGGAAGGCACCATGCAGCAGCGGATCGACGAGAACATCGCGATCGTCGAGCGCAATGCCAACAAGATGGCGCATGTCGCCAACCGCTCCAACCCGCTGATGGAGATGCTCGGCGGCTTCGCGGTCGCCGGCTGCCTGATGTATGGCGGCTACAGCGTGGTGGCGCTCGGTTCCACGCCGGGCCAGTTTTTCACGTTCCTGACCGCCTTCCTGATGGCGACCGAGCCGGCCAAGCGTCTGGCGCGGCTCAACATCGATCTCAACAGCCAGCTGGTCGGCGCGCGGATGCTGCTCGAAGTCGTCGACAGCCCCGCAAGCGAGCAGGCCGACGACGACAAGCCGGCGCTCAAACTCTCCGACGCGCGGATCGAACTGCGCGATGTCAGCTTCGCCTATCGCCCTGGTGAGCCGGTGCTGAACCGCTTGAGCTTCATGGCCGAGCCCGGCAAGGTCACCGCGCTGGTCGGCCCCTCCGGCGGCGGCAAATCGACGGTGCTCGCCCTGCTGCTGCGCTTCTACGAGACGCGCGAGGGCGACATCCTGATCGACGGACAGTCGATCCTGTCAGTCTCGCGCAAGTCGCTGCGCCGGCAGACCGCCTATGTCGGCCAGGACGTCTATCTGTTCCGCGACACCATCCGCGCCAACATCGCGTTCGGCAAGCCGGGCGCCACCGAGGCTGAGATCGTCGACGCCGCCAAGGCCGCTTGTGCGCACGACTTCATCATGAGCTTCCCGCTCGGCTACGACACCCCGGTCGGCGAGCACGGCACGCAACTGTCCGGCGGACAACGCCAGCGCATTGCGGTCGCCCGCGCGCTGGTCAAGAACGCGCCGATCATCCTGCTCGACGAGGCCACCGCCGCGCTCGACTCGGAGTCCGAGAAGCAGGTGCAGGAGGCGATCGAGCATCTCTGCCAGGGCCGCACCACGATCGTGATCGCGCACCGCCTGCACACCATCATGCACGCCGATGCGATCCTGGTGGTCGAGGGCGGCGAGATCGTCGAGCGCGGGCGTCACGAGGATCTGCTGCGCCGCGGCGGCCGCTACGCCTCGTTCTTCCGCCTGCAGCATCACCACGACCCGTCGCCGCTGGCATTGGCGCCGATCAGCGCCACCGGCTAGACCGATCAAATCCACCCCAAGAGCAGCGAGACCCACATGAACGCCGCCTCCACCGTCATTCCGCTTCCCTCGCAGCCCTCGCTCCCCGTCGTCGGCGAATCCGGCACCTATCCGGTCCGCCGGATCTGGTGCGTCGGCCGCAACTACCTCGAGCATATCAGGGAGATGGGCAATGACGAGCGTGCGCCGCCGTTCTTCTTCGGCAAGCATGCCGACATGCTGGTGCCCGACGGTGCGACGATCCCCTATCCGCCGCTGACCAAGGACCTGCATCACGAGGTCGAGCTGGTGGTGGCGATGAAGAGCGGCGGGCTCAACATTCCCGCCGACAAGGCGCTCGAGCATGTCTACGGCTATGCCGTTGGCATCGACCTGACCCGCCGCGACCTGCAGATCG of the Bradyrhizobium quebecense genome contains:
- the rfaD gene encoding ADP-glyceromanno-heptose 6-epimerase, giving the protein MFLVTGGAGFIGSNVVAALNDAGRSDVAVCDILGDGGKWRNLAKRQIADFVPPAELMAWLQGRRLDAVLHLGAISATTATDGDLVIETNFRLSMRLLDWCTVTGTPLIYASSAATYGDGDQGFDDDGSVEALKRLRPMNLYGWSKNLFDLAVAERAAKGEPLPPQWAGLKFFNVFGPNEYHKGTMMSVLARRFDDIKAGRVVQLFKSHREGIADGDQRRDFIYVDDVVRVMMWLVATPRVSGLFNVGTGKARSFKDLIVSAYGALGLHPNIQYVDMPEQIRGSYQYFTQSVVDRLGHAGYNGGFTQLEDAVGAYVNGFLDRADRYR
- the waaF gene encoding lipopolysaccharide heptosyltransferase II, which gives rise to MNIDSISDIETQDTEDTRPILVVPYVWIGDFVRGHTVVRVLRKRWPNRPVDLLTSRLCAPLVDYMPGVRAAVVFDLPRSRLALARQRALAAEFRKRNYATALVLPRTWKAAIAPALAGIPERVGFFGEARFGLINAMRWGEKKQPRFIDKNAILALPDGTPRPPEWPVPQLRVPTDEVGRWRQANGLGAGPAIALGPGSVGVSKRWTYYPQAARLFAEHGFDVWVVGGPGEKALAQEIAAVGGPRVRDLTGTDLRNGVLAMAAASVAVTNDSGLMHIAAAIGTPTMGIFGPTDPYLWAPLNGLAATVRQTKSKLPCQPCQRTVCTMNDHRCMRDIAPEDVVRIAERVLAQISAR
- a CDS encoding glycosyltransferase family 4 protein, whose translation is MENTPAGELVLIVPNLHRRYSGVTATNRMVAPKLAKMFRAGWLGSHRPDGIDAIGFVDLMRLWRRARPVIWHARRNDEMIVGLLLRALGWPLKLLFTSAAQRHHTWLTRWLIRNMDAIIATSPLSASYLKRDAIVVMHGVDTDRYAPPADRANAFAESGLPGRYAIGCFGRVRAQKGSDVFVEAMCRLLPRYPDFTAVIVGAVVPEQQAFANELKRKIEAAGLQSRIIITGELPIEDVVRWYQRLTIYAFTSRNEGFGLTLIEAMSAGAALVAARAGAAEFVVEDGVTGVLTPPGDVDALAAALEPLMRDPASAASMGARARQRVVDKFSLDAEANAIAKVYRALI
- the galE gene encoding UDP-glucose 4-epimerase GalE, which translates into the protein MTVLVTGGAGYIGSHMVHALVDAGESVVVVDNLSTGFSAFLPEGVPLFIGDAGDENLVEGVIAQHGIDSIIHFAGSVVVPDSMRDPLGYYRNNTMTTRSLLNAAVKGGVSRFIFSSTAAVYGNPDQVPVQEIAPTRPLSPYGSSKLMTEIMLHDVASAHGMSYVVLRYFNVAGADPKGRVGLATIGATHLLKIAVEAATGQRAKIDVFGTDYPTQDGSCVRDFIHVSDLVEAHRSALSYLRAGGQSVTMNCGYGRGYSVLETIEAVRRVSMRNFAVAYAARRPGDIVTMVADTTRIRSLLDWTPRYDDLETIASHALAWEEKLFRERGGAARQAESA
- a CDS encoding ABC transporter ATP-binding protein; translation: MAQFPKKITDDPYGAAILIRRLVTEQGITYWRRYLTAFALMAVAAGSTAGATYVLGQVINQAYVDKNIPGIAMFAGVTVVLLFIKGVATYGHMVILSKISNAILARNQRQLFAKLMSESIGFFSQRHSSEFLARLTAGAKSITDVLNMLVNAIGRDLLMLISMVAVMVWQDPLMSFIGLVAVPPAMLVLRKLVKRIKGLAYNQFTGTADIMETMQESLQGIRTVKAFTLEGTMQQRIDENIAIVERNANKMAHVANRSNPLMEMLGGFAVAGCLMYGGYSVVALGSTPGQFFTFLTAFLMATEPAKRLARLNIDLNSQLVGARMLLEVVDSPASEQADDDKPALKLSDARIELRDVSFAYRPGEPVLNRLSFMAEPGKVTALVGPSGGGKSTVLALLLRFYETREGDILIDGQSILSVSRKSLRRQTAYVGQDVYLFRDTIRANIAFGKPGATEAEIVDAAKAACAHDFIMSFPLGYDTPVGEHGTQLSGGQRQRIAVARALVKNAPIILLDEATAALDSESEKQVQEAIEHLCQGRTTIVIAHRLHTIMHADAILVVEGGEIVERGRHEDLLRRGGRYASFFRLQHHHDPSPLALAPISATG
- a CDS encoding fumarylacetoacetate hydrolase family protein translates to MNAASTVIPLPSQPSLPVVGESGTYPVRRIWCVGRNYLEHIREMGNDERAPPFFFGKHADMLVPDGATIPYPPLTKDLHHEVELVVAMKSGGLNIPADKALEHVYGYAVGIDLTRRDLQIASRKKERPWEIGKSFDYSAPCSAIQPTSKIGHPSSGKIWLTVNGKEAQKGDLTELIWNVPEIIWQLSQQVKLAAGDIIMTGTPAGVSQLQVGDKLECGVDGVGTLKVSIGKPE